ACTTCCATTGCGCCTTTCATCGCCGCATACGCACTGGAACCCGGCTGGGTAAAACGCGCCAACCCGCTGGAGACGTTCAAAATGCGCCCGCCGTCTTTGATGACAGGCAACAGGCCCTGCGTCAGGAAGAAAGGTCCTTTAAAATGGATGTTCATCGCGTCATCAAATTGCGCTTCCGTGGTCTCTGCGTACGGAGCATATAAACCCGTTCCAGCATTGTTCAATAAATAATCGAACGAATCTCGTTGCCAGACATGTTTTAGCTGCGAGCGCACCTCGCTCACAAAACGTTCAAAGCTCGCGACGTCACCCACATTGAGCGGTAAAGCCACGGCCTTCACGCCTTTCTCTTCAATCTGATGGACCACATCACGCGCTTCTTTCTGGCTACTGTGGTAAGTCAGGATGATTCCCGTTCCCTTTGCTGCCAGCTTCAACGCCGCGTTTTTACCCAGTCCGCGACTCCCACCCGTCACTAATGCGATACGTTCACTCATGGAAAACCTCGTTTCGGCTGTTATGGAGATTGAGTAAGAGCTTATTAGGTGATAGAAAATCAATAAAGACGGCAATAAACGCTTCACTGTTTCAATGACAACAATAATGAGCGCAGCCTATGGATAAAATTCACGCAATGCAGCTCTTTATCCGCGTGGCGGAACTAGAGAGTTTTTCTCGCGCCGCGGACACGTTAGGTCTTCCTAAAGGTAGCGTATCGCGCCAGATTCAGGCGCTGGAAAACCTGCTGGGCACCCAGCTTTTACACCGCACCACGCGCCGCGTCAGCCTTACGCAAGACGGCATGGTGTATTACGAGCGGGCAAAAGATCTGCTCGCCAACCTCGACGAACTGGATGGGCTTTTCCAGAGCGACCCCACCAGCATCAGCGGACGATTGCGCGTCGATATGCCGGTTGGCGTTGCGCGAAATTTAGTCATCCCGAAACTGCCCTCCTTCTTACAGCAATATCCCGGCATTGAGCTGGAATTGAGCAGCAGCGATCGGCTGGTGGATGTGATTCGTGAAGGGTTCGACTGCGTGGTGCGCGTCGGCACGCTCAAGGATTCTGGCCTGATCGCGCGCACGCTGGGCAAATTGTCGATTATTAACTGCGCCAGCCCCGATTATCTGGCGCGTTTCGGCTATCCGGAAAATCTGGACGATCTCGCGTCTCACGCCGTCATTCATTACGCCGTTAATCTGGGCACGCGCCCGCAGGGTTTTGAATTTTTTAATGGTGATACAACACTGTGGGTAAAAACCGGGGGGATTTTAACGGTCAACAGCACCGAGACGTATCACGCGGCGTGCCTGGCCGGTCTGGGTATTATTCAGGTGCCGCGCGTCGGCGTGCGCGAGGCGCTACGGGCGAAAAAAATGGTGGAGATCCTGCCGCAATATCGCGCCGAACCGATGCCCGTTTCACTGATTTATCCCCATCGCCGCAACCTCTCCCGGCGCGTTCACCTGTTCATGGAGTGGCTCACCGGCATAATGAAAGCCTACGTTGACTAGTCGCAAGCTATAATTCACTAACCTCCAGTCAAACGAATAAGGAAAATGCGCGTGACGCCGGAAAACAACCAGCAACGACCGACTCAGGAACTGGAATACGATCCCATTAAAAAAATGGAAACGGAGCCAGAAAAAAAGCCCTCTCCCGGCAAAGCGAATAAGGCACTGGAAACGGTGACCGACACGGCGCAGAAAATTCAGCGCCGCCCGATGATTGCGCACCTGATACGCGCCACCGAGCGCTTTAACGATCGCATGGGCAACCAGTTTGGTGCGGCGATCACCTATTTCTCTTTCTTATCCATGATCCCGATTATGATGGTGTCGTTTGCAGCGGCCGGTTTTATCCTCGCCTCGCATCCCACGCTGTTACAGGACATCTTCAATAAAATTCTGGTCAACGTCAGCGATCCCACGCTCGCCGCCACCCTCAAAAATACCATCAGCACAGCGGTTCAGCAACGTACCACCGTGGGAATTGTCGGGCTGCTGATTGCGCTCTATTCAGGCATTAACTGGATGGGAAACCTGCGCGAAGCCATCCGCGCGCAGTCGCGTGATGTGTGGGAGCGTACGCCGCAGGACGAAGAAAAAATCTGGATTAAATATCTCCGCGATTTCGTCTCGCTGATTGGCCTGCTGATTGCGTTAATCGTGACGCTGTCGATCACTTCCGTCGCTGGGTCGGCGCAACAGATGATTATCTCCGCGCTGTATCTCGATTACATCGAGTGGCTCAAACCGGCCTGGCGGGTCATCGGCCTGGCCATTTCTATTTTTGCCAACTATCTGCTTTTCTTCTGGATCTTCTGGCGACTACCGCGCCACCGCCCGCGCAAAAAAGCGTTGATTCGGGGGACGTTTATCGCGGCGATTGGGTTTGAAGTGATCAAAATCGTCATGACCTACACCCTTCCGATGCTGGTGAAATCGCCGTCTGGTGCAGCGTTTGGCTCGGTGTTAGGCCTGATGGCGTTCTTCTACTTCTTTGCCCGTCTGACGCTCTTCTGCGCCGCGTGGATCGCCACCGCGCAGTACAAAGACGACCCACGAATGCCGGGTAAAACGCACCGGTAAATCCGCTATCGGGCTGAATAAGCATGCATAATTTCAGCCCGATTCGGCATTTCAGCATATAAATCCAGCCTGTAACTTTTATTTAACCAAAAACCAGTTTTATCCTCTGATATATAAAAACTGTGAAGCATTTCATAGAAGGTATTTCGCTGGTCTGAATATTATCCGCTTTTTGCTGCTTTTATCGCCGTCTCGCCACTTTGTTACAGATTGAAATGTCGCTTTTGCTATGCGTAATATGGCCGTTCGTTCGCCAAAAAATAAGAAAATTTTATGCAAGCCACAGCCACTACCATCGATTCCGAACCGGAAAGCACGCCGGTCAACTCGCGTAATAAAGTCGTCGTTGCCTCACTGATTGGCACCGCCATCGAATTCTTCGATTTCTACATTTACGCCACCGCTGCGGTCATCGTCTTTCCGCATATTTTCTTCCCGCAGGGCGATCCTACGGCTGCAACGTTGCAATCGCTGGCAACGTTCGCCATCGCCTTTATCGCGCGCCCGATTGGTTCAGCTGTCTTCGGCCACTTTGGCGATCGCGTTGGCCGCAAAGTCACCCTGGTGGCTTCGCTGCTGACCATGGGGATTTCCACCGTGGCGATTGGCTTGCTGCCAACCTACGAAACGATCGGCATTTTAGCCCCGATTCTGCTGGCGCTGGCGCGTTTTGGTCAGGGTTTGGGACTGGGCGGTGAGTGGGGTGGCGCTGCGTTACTGGCGACTGAAAATGCCCCGCCGCGTAAACGCGCGCTGTACGGCTCGTTCCCGCAGTTAGGCGCACCGATTGGCTTCTTCTTCGCTAACGGCACGTTCCTGCTGCTGTCGTGGCTGCTGACCGACGAGCAGTTCATGAGCTGGGGCTGGCGTATTCCGTTTATCTTCTCTGCTGTGCTGGTGTTGATTGGCCTGTACGTGCGCGTTTCTCTGCACGAAACGCCGGTTTTCGCCAAAGTCGCGGCGGCGAAAAAACAGGTCAAAATCCCGCTGGGAACGCTGCTGACCAAACACGTCCGCGTAACGGTGCTGGGCACGTTCATCATGCTGGCGACCTACACGCTGTTTTACATAATGACCGTGTATTCCATGACCTTCAGCACCGCTGCTGCGCCGGTTGGGCTGGGCCTGCCGCGTAATGAAGTGCTTTGGATGCTGATGATGGCGGTGATTGGCTTTGGCGTGATGGTGCCGATTGCGGGCCTGCTGGCGGATAAATTTGGCCGTCGCTCCAGCATGATCGTCATCACATCACTTATCATTCTGTTCGCGCTGTTTGTCTTCCCGCCGCTGTTGGGTTCCGGCAGCCCGGCGCTGGTGATGGCATATCTGCTGATTGGTTTGAGCCTGATGGGGCTGACGTTTGGCCCGATGGGCGCGCTGCTCCCGGAGCTGTTCCCAACGGAAGTGCGCTACACCGGCGCGTCGTTCTCCTATAATGTTTCATCGATTCTGGGTGCGTCCGTTGCGCCGTATATCGCCACCTGGTTACAGGCAAATTACGGTCTGTTCTACGTGGGTGTGTATCTGGCCTCGATGGCCGCGCTGACGCTGATTGCGTTGCTGTTAACGCACGAGACGCGCGATCAGTCGTTGTGATTGCTTGATGATTTGCACACTGGACTCCCTCTCCATTTAGGGAGAGGGATGGGGTGAGGGGGAATATGCGGCTCTGCTGGGTATTCCGTTCACTTCCAGACACGTGCTTATCCAACGTTTCGGAACCGGTGAACGTGCCAGGGTGGCTCAATCGCCACCACCCTGGCAACCCGGGCTCCCGGCAAGAAAATCGTCGCTTCGCGATACCCTCGTCTTATTCCCTCCGGCTCTCGGGGCCGGGCGCGTGTAACGTCCCTGTAAATGCGCCCTCGCCGCGCATCCGTGCGCGTCGCCCCGGCCTACGGGAAACAACTCGGCGATTTACAGCCGGACCAGAGCATCGCTGCTATTCCAGTCATCACTTAGACGCGTTGCTCGCTGATAAAGAAGTTCTCTCTGGAAGTGAACGGAATAACCTCCTAAGCGTTATTTTCCCCGACCCCTACCCTCTGGAGATGGGTGAAATCGCGCAAATCTTCACGCGAGAGGCACACGCCCTCCATCCCCCCACGTTATTTCTTCATCTGCGACAGAATATTGCGGCACTGATTCGTGTCCCCTTCTGATGGCGAAATCAGCGCCAGCAGCGCGGCCGCAGGTGTCACTAATGTTGCCAGCGCCGCAGCCACCGCACCGCGCGCAATCAGCGGACCGGGTTTGACACCGGCTTGCGGATTTTTAAACGAACCGCGCACGTAGAGCGGGGAGCGCAGCGTAATGATGCGGAAACCCTTACTCTCCGGATTAATCGTCAAATCCAGCTGTTCCGAAGCCATGCTCGCCGTGCCCGTCACATTGATCACTGCGTTTTCCGTATCGAAGGCAAAAATCTGCGGACGCGCCACACCGTTGACCAGATCCAGATTCGCCGCCGCACAGTTCACGCGCACTTCGTCATCACCAAAAATCTGACCAATGATAAAGTTACCGACGTTCAGCCCCAAAATCTCCATCAGGTTGCGGCTAATCAGCCCGTCATTCATCAGCAGTTTAAGATTTCCGTTACTGCTGCCCAGCAGCGCAGCAATCGAGTTGCCCACGCCACGGATTTCTGCATCGCCGTTCATCTCACCGAGGGTTTTCTGCATCAGCTCAACGTTTGGCATCAGCTCTTTCAGCTTCAGCCTGCGCGCCTGAATATCCGCCCGCCCCTGCATCGGTTTTTTGTCGCCGTCGAGATGAATATTCGACGAGATGGTGCCCCCCGCCAGACCGAATTTCAGCGGTTGCAGGTGCAAGTCTGAATTTTTCAGGATGATGTGCGTTGATAGGTCGCTGATAGGCAACGTGCTGCCGTGCTCGATTTTGCGCCCTTTGAAGCGCACATCGGCGTCCATCACATCCCATTTGTCGGTTTCAAAGCGATCGTAGGGCAGCACTTTGTCCGCCGGCTGAATATCTTTCTCCCCCTTTTTCTGCTCGGCGCTTTTTGCCTTCTGCGCACCTTTCCCGGAATCGACGCCGATCAGCGGGCCGAGATCGGCCAGCCGCAGCTGTCGGGATTCGAGATCGCCTTCCAGTTTTGGGCGCGGTTTTCCTGTCGTATAAGTGAGCGAGCCGCGAATGTCGCTGTCGCCGATACGTCCGTTGAAATTGCGATAATCAAACACCGAGGATTTTTCGGTATCGATTTTTGCCACCAGACGCCCGTCCGTCTCAAACGGCGGGGTATCGGGGAGCAGCACGCCCGTTAAATCATAAAGTTCACCCAGCGAATCGCCGGAGAATTTAAGCTGCACATCGACGCCGCCCATTTTCATCGGGTCGTTGACCGTACCGACAAACGCCACGCGGGAGTTGCCGGAGCGGAAATCCGCCTGCACCGGGAACGGTGTGCCTTCGCTGCGCAGCGCCAGCACGCCGCCAATTTTGCCTGAGCCGGTTAACGGCTGACCGTTGTAGCGCCCTGTTGCTTTCAGACCGAAAACGTAATCGCCTACTTTTTGGGTATCGTCTTTGCCTTTGCTACCGGTGACTTCGCTGAACGGCAGCGGTTTGCCCAGCGGATCGACAAAGATCTCCACATCCGCTTTGCTGACCTTGTCATCAATCGCGATCCGCCCGCGATCGAACAGAATATTATCCAGACGGAATGACCAGGACGATGGCGGTGCGTTGGGATCTTTTTCATCGCTGCTGGCCAGATTAAACGTCCAGTTGTCGTTTTTCTCGGATAGACGAATCAGCCGCGCATCGGGCTGTTGCAGTTTGATCCATGGCAGATAAACCGTTTTCGTTAGCAGCGCCAATGGCGCAAGCGTGGCTTCTACGCGTGGCAGATGAACCATGGTGACTTCAGGAATGTCCGGCGGGTTGCCGAGAACAATATCGTTGGCGTGTACGTGCGGCCAGGGAACCCAGCTGCGCCAGCCGGTTTCGTCTTTCTGACGCTCCCACACCACGCCAAGATCGCCGCGAATGGCGAAGGGTCGGTTAAGTTCGGTTGAGACTTTCTGGTTGATGGTCGGCTTGAGACGATTCCAGTCGAACGTCGCAATAATGATGATTGCTACCACAATCAACAACAAGAAAATCCCTGCCACCCAGGTGACGATCCTGGTCGTTTTTGTCATCACTGTCCCCTTTCATTGTGACTTTACCTCTCATGAATATAGTCCAGGCAAAGCGAAATGGGGATTTGCTGCTTCCGGGAATAGCGCGTTTTACTGACGCGCTATTGTGGGAAACAGCAAGTTTTACAGGGTGATAATTACGTTTTCGAGGGTATCCATGGGTACGGGGCGAGACAGGTAATAGCCCTGAGCCGCTGCCGCTGGCGAATTCTGCACATCGCGCCACTCTTCGAGCGTTTCAACGCCTTCGACAATCACGCCCTGGCAATAGCGGTTCATCAGTTGCAGTAGCAAAGTGAAGAGGTTTCGGCCTTCCGGGGTTTGGCGCAGCATGATGAACAGGTCGCGCGCGACTTTGATGTAGTCGTAACGGACTTCGCTTAGCGCTGAGAAGTTCGCCATGCCCGTACCGAAGTCATCCAGCCACAGCGGGCCAAATTCGCACATCGAAGCAAACGAAGAGTCCTGCGGCAACTGCACATGTTCAACCAGTTCAAAGCGCATCCACGGCAGCGAGGCGACGAGTTTTTGCAGCCCAGGATTCTGGCGCAAGGCGATAAGCGTTGGGCCATCCACATTGACCGAAGCCAGGATGTCATTGCGCATGAAAAAGGCTTCTTTCGTCGCCAGCATTTCCAACTGCTCTTCCAGAACATCAAGACGCTGGCGCACGCTGACCTCCGCAAAATAGCGGTCAGGGGCGATGCGTTGCGTGGGATCGGATGGATGCGTTACAACGGTTAAAATCTCAACTGCCATGAGTCTGCCGTTGATACGGTAGATAGGCTGATAAGTATAAGCACGCTCACATTGCAGCCAATAGCGATGCTCCTGCAAGCTTTCAATGCTCGCTTCTGGAGTGGTGCATAGCCGCTGGATAACCTGCTCTGACTTCATTTCAGATGTCCTGTTGAAAAATGATGACCTGTCTGGACTCGTCAAAAGGTTATCGGCTTATGGGGTGAGAACTTTATGTTCAATTGCCCGGGAAAATGAAATTAAGATGACAGAAACTTTCCGGAACACGCGCTGGCTCAAAAAAAATTATGGAACGACGTTTTAATATAGTTGACCATAAATTCCTCACAGCGCACACTCACTTTAATTTATCTGTTCAGGTTCACGACTATGTCTAAAAAAATTGCCGTGATTGGCGAATGCATGATTGAGTTGTCACAGAAAGGCGCAGAAGTTAGCCGCGGCTTTGGTGGCGACACGTTGAATACTTCGGTTTACATTGCACGCCAGGTCGCTCCTGAAGCGCTGGCCGTCAATTACGTCACTGCGCTGGGTACCGACAGCTTTAGCCAGCAGATGCTGGAAGCCTGGCAGAGTGAAAACGTGCAAACTTCGCTGATTCAGCGTATGGAAAACCGTCTGCCAGGGCTGTATTACATCGAAACCGACAGCACTGGCGAGCGTACTTTCTATTACTGGCGCAACGAAGCCGCCGCCAAATTCTGGCTCGAGAGCGAAGATTCTGCGGCCATTTGTGAAGAACTGGCGACGTTTGATTATCTCTATCTGAGCGGCATTAGCCTGGCCATTTTAAGCCCGTCCAGCCGTGAAAAATTACTCTCCCTGATGCACGAATGCCGTGCAAATGGTGGCAAAGTCATTTTCGATAACAACTATCGTCCACGCTTGTGGGCCAGCCGCGAAGAGACGCAGCAGGTTTATTCGCAGATGCTGCAATGCACCGATATCGCGTTTTTAACCCTCGATGACGAAGATGCGTTGTGGGGCGAAAAGCCGGTTGAAGAGGTGATTGCGCGCACGCATGCAGCAGGGGTTTCTGAAGTGGTGATTAAGCGCGGCGCGGATTCTTGTCTGGTGTCGGTGGCGGGTGAAGCCGTGATTGACGTCCCGGCGGTGAAATTAGCCAAAGACAAAGTGGTGGATACCACGGCAGCAGGTGATTCCTTCAGCGCGGGCTATCTGGCAGTGCGTTTGACGGGCGGTACGCCTGAAGACGCCGCCAAACGCGGTCACCTGACGGCGAGCACCGTGATTCAATATCGCGGGGCGATTATTCCCCGCGATGCGATGCCTGACTAAATGAAAAAGCCCGATGGAAATCGGGCTTTTTTGTATCTCACTCAGAACGGGGATGAAGAACTCATCCCGCATCAGATTTACTGCCTTGCTGGAATATCTGACGCATCCTGATGTAAATCATCCACCGCTGGCTGTACAGCAAGCGCAGCGTCCGGCGTCATGATCTCATTCCAGGTCGCTTGTAAATCCTTCATGTTGAATTCCGGCTCGCCTTTCGGCTGCAGCAGCACAAGCGCCATGTCCTGAGACAATTGCTGGCGAAGATCCTGATTGATCATCTCAACCGTCAGGCTATTCAGGAAATCCTGGCGAAGTTTCTGATACTGCTCTGGCGCGATATCCACCACCTGGTTTTGCAGGGAACGGATACGCTGACTGATCAGAACGTCAGTATCAGTGCGGGCGTAAGTGGCGAACAGTTTTTGCAGTTCGAGGCTTTTCTGCGCCACCAGCGCATCAAACTCCTCTTTCGACAGACCGTTTTTACGCACTTTTGCCAGCTCTTTCGCGACGACGCTAAGATTGGCGTTCAACTTATCGCTCGGTGATTCAACGTTGATAGCGCACTGGGCACGCTGGAACAGCACGCGGCAGTCGAAGCCAATGCCGATATCTTTGGCGTTATTTTTGCTGAGCGTTTGCTGAACATGCCAGAACAGCGCTTCACGCGCTAAGTCTGCACGCCAGTAACGCAGCAGCGCCGCAGATTCACGAATCGGCTGCCATGGCGTGTCCCACATCAGCGCCAGACGATCCTGGCGCACGGCGTCGGTCATGATGCTCACAGGCTCTGGGCGCAGCGGTGACAGCGTCGGGACCGGCGCTGGCACATCACGTTTGCCTTTGAGATCGCCAAACGCTTTGCCGATCTGCTCGATAACTGAACGGCTATCCACGTTACCCACCACGATCAGCGTCATCGCGTCCGGGGTGTACCATTTCTGATAAAATGACTTAATTTGCTCGATATCGACCGGCTGTTTCACCGGCTCTGCAGGGTCATGCCCCAGCAGCGTGGAGCCTTTCAGGCGATAGCGCCACCAGCTGTCTTTGGTGTCCGCAGGCCAGGTCGCCACCATGTCACTGTTGCTCAGCGCATAGTTAACCGTATCCGGCGTGATCGCCACTTTACCCGCGGTA
This sequence is a window from Enterobacter sp. 638. Protein-coding genes within it:
- a CDS encoding SDR family oxidoreductase codes for the protein MSERIALVTGGSRGLGKNAALKLAAKGTGIILTYHSSQKEARDVVHQIEEKGVKAVALPLNVGDVASFERFVSEVRSQLKHVWQRDSFDYLLNNAGTGLYAPYAETTEAQFDDAMNIHFKGPFFLTQGLLPVIKDGGRILNVSSGLARFTQPGSSAYAAMKGAMEVLTRYQAKELGARGISVNVIAPGAIETDFGGGRVRDNEQLNQMIASQTALGRVGLPDDIGDAIAALLSDELGWMNAQRIEVSGGMFL
- a CDS encoding LysR family transcriptional regulator, producing MDKIHAMQLFIRVAELESFSRAADTLGLPKGSVSRQIQALENLLGTQLLHRTTRRVSLTQDGMVYYERAKDLLANLDELDGLFQSDPTSISGRLRVDMPVGVARNLVIPKLPSFLQQYPGIELELSSSDRLVDVIREGFDCVVRVGTLKDSGLIARTLGKLSIINCASPDYLARFGYPENLDDLASHAVIHYAVNLGTRPQGFEFFNGDTTLWVKTGGILTVNSTETYHAACLAGLGIIQVPRVGVREALRAKKMVEILPQYRAEPMPVSLIYPHRRNLSRRVHLFMEWLTGIMKAYVD
- the yhjD gene encoding inner membrane protein YhjD encodes the protein MTPENNQQRPTQELEYDPIKKMETEPEKKPSPGKANKALETVTDTAQKIQRRPMIAHLIRATERFNDRMGNQFGAAITYFSFLSMIPIMMVSFAAAGFILASHPTLLQDIFNKILVNVSDPTLAATLKNTISTAVQQRTTVGIVGLLIALYSGINWMGNLREAIRAQSRDVWERTPQDEEKIWIKYLRDFVSLIGLLIALIVTLSITSVAGSAQQMIISALYLDYIEWLKPAWRVIGLAISIFANYLLFFWIFWRLPRHRPRKKALIRGTFIAAIGFEVIKIVMTYTLPMLVKSPSGAAFGSVLGLMAFFYFFARLTLFCAAWIATAQYKDDPRMPGKTHR
- a CDS encoding MFS transporter — its product is MQATATTIDSEPESTPVNSRNKVVVASLIGTAIEFFDFYIYATAAVIVFPHIFFPQGDPTAATLQSLATFAIAFIARPIGSAVFGHFGDRVGRKVTLVASLLTMGISTVAIGLLPTYETIGILAPILLALARFGQGLGLGGEWGGAALLATENAPPRKRALYGSFPQLGAPIGFFFANGTFLLLSWLLTDEQFMSWGWRIPFIFSAVLVLIGLYVRVSLHETPVFAKVAAAKKQVKIPLGTLLTKHVRVTVLGTFIMLATYTLFYIMTVYSMTFSTAAAPVGLGLPRNEVLWMLMMAVIGFGVMVPIAGLLADKFGRRSSMIVITSLIILFALFVFPPLLGSGSPALVMAYLLIGLSLMGLTFGPMGALLPELFPTEVRYTGASFSYNVSSILGASVAPYIATWLQANYGLFYVGVYLASMAALTLIALLLTHETRDQSL
- a CDS encoding AsmA family protein; this encodes MTKTTRIVTWVAGIFLLLIVVAIIIIATFDWNRLKPTINQKVSTELNRPFAIRGDLGVVWERQKDETGWRSWVPWPHVHANDIVLGNPPDIPEVTMVHLPRVEATLAPLALLTKTVYLPWIKLQQPDARLIRLSEKNDNWTFNLASSDEKDPNAPPSSWSFRLDNILFDRGRIAIDDKVSKADVEIFVDPLGKPLPFSEVTGSKGKDDTQKVGDYVFGLKATGRYNGQPLTGSGKIGGVLALRSEGTPFPVQADFRSGNSRVAFVGTVNDPMKMGGVDVQLKFSGDSLGELYDLTGVLLPDTPPFETDGRLVAKIDTEKSSVFDYRNFNGRIGDSDIRGSLTYTTGKPRPKLEGDLESRQLRLADLGPLIGVDSGKGAQKAKSAEQKKGEKDIQPADKVLPYDRFETDKWDVMDADVRFKGRKIEHGSTLPISDLSTHIILKNSDLHLQPLKFGLAGGTISSNIHLDGDKKPMQGRADIQARRLKLKELMPNVELMQKTLGEMNGDAEIRGVGNSIAALLGSSNGNLKLLMNDGLISRNLMEILGLNVGNFIIGQIFGDDEVRVNCAAANLDLVNGVARPQIFAFDTENAVINVTGTASMASEQLDLTINPESKGFRIITLRSPLYVRGSFKNPQAGVKPGPLIARGAVAAALATLVTPAAALLALISPSEGDTNQCRNILSQMKK
- the pdeH gene encoding cyclic-guanylate-specific phosphodiesterase encodes the protein MKSEQVIQRLCTTPEASIESLQEHRYWLQCERAYTYQPIYRINGRLMAVEILTVVTHPSDPTQRIAPDRYFAEVSVRQRLDVLEEQLEMLATKEAFFMRNDILASVNVDGPTLIALRQNPGLQKLVASLPWMRFELVEHVQLPQDSSFASMCEFGPLWLDDFGTGMANFSALSEVRYDYIKVARDLFIMLRQTPEGRNLFTLLLQLMNRYCQGVIVEGVETLEEWRDVQNSPAAAAQGYYLSRPVPMDTLENVIITL
- a CDS encoding sugar kinase, with the translated sequence MSKKIAVIGECMIELSQKGAEVSRGFGGDTLNTSVYIARQVAPEALAVNYVTALGTDSFSQQMLEAWQSENVQTSLIQRMENRLPGLYYIETDSTGERTFYYWRNEAAAKFWLESEDSAAICEELATFDYLYLSGISLAILSPSSREKLLSLMHECRANGGKVIFDNNYRPRLWASREETQQVYSQMLQCTDIAFLTLDDEDALWGEKPVEEVIARTHAAGVSEVVIKRGADSCLVSVAGEAVIDVPAVKLAKDKVVDTTAAGDSFSAGYLAVRLTGGTPEDAAKRGHLTASTVIQYRGAIIPRDAMPD
- a CDS encoding pitrilysin family protein — its product is MQGTKIRLLTGGLLMMAAASYVQADTLQPDPAWQQGTLANGFQWQVLATPQRPSDRIEIRLSVNTGSLTENSQQSGFSHFIPRLALTQSGSLQAVQVRSLWQQGIDPKRPLPPAVVSYDYTMFNLSLPNNRNDLLKESLTWLGDTAGKVAITPDTVNYALSNSDMVATWPADTKDSWWRYRLKGSTLLGHDPAEPVKQPVDIEQIKSFYQKWYTPDAMTLIVVGNVDSRSVIEQIGKAFGDLKGKRDVPAPVPTLSPLRPEPVSIMTDAVRQDRLALMWDTPWQPIRESAALLRYWRADLAREALFWHVQQTLSKNNAKDIGIGFDCRVLFQRAQCAINVESPSDKLNANLSVVAKELAKVRKNGLSKEEFDALVAQKSLELQKLFATYARTDTDVLISQRIRSLQNQVVDIAPEQYQKLRQDFLNSLTVEMINQDLRQQLSQDMALVLLQPKGEPEFNMKDLQATWNEIMTPDAALAVQPAVDDLHQDASDIPARQ